A window of Streptomyces marispadix contains these coding sequences:
- a CDS encoding Fpg/Nei family DNA glycosylase, translated as MPELPEVEALRDFLDERLRGRVVERVTPVAISVLKTYEPQPSALQGRAFTRVSRHGKFLDLETAPGEADAGATGGGDASGAGGAAGTGGTGGLHLVVHLARAGWLRWRDSVPPGPPRPGKGPLALRLSLAGPEQGGDGGGFDLTEAGTRKRLAVYCVRDPLEVPGVARLGPDPLADGFSPEVFAGLLHGERHRIKGLLRDQSVIAGVGNAYSDEILHAARLSPFKIAGELSEEEVTGLYEALRATLRDAVERSRGLAAGELKSEKKTGLRVHGRTGQPCPVCGDTVREVSFSDSSLQYCPTCQTGGKPLADRRMSRLLK; from the coding sequence ATGCCGGAACTGCCCGAGGTCGAGGCGCTGCGCGACTTCCTCGACGAGCGCCTCAGGGGGCGTGTGGTGGAGCGCGTCACGCCGGTCGCGATCAGTGTGCTCAAGACGTACGAGCCTCAGCCGTCGGCGCTTCAGGGGCGGGCCTTCACGAGGGTGTCCCGGCATGGGAAGTTCCTCGATCTGGAGACCGCGCCCGGGGAGGCGGACGCGGGCGCGACGGGCGGCGGGGACGCATCCGGTGCCGGCGGCGCGGCCGGTACGGGCGGTACGGGCGGTCTCCATCTGGTCGTCCATCTGGCACGGGCGGGCTGGCTGCGGTGGCGGGATTCGGTGCCGCCGGGCCCGCCCCGTCCGGGCAAGGGCCCGCTGGCGCTGCGTCTGTCGCTGGCGGGGCCCGAACAGGGCGGCGACGGCGGCGGGTTCGACCTCACCGAGGCCGGGACGCGTAAGCGTCTCGCCGTCTACTGCGTGCGCGATCCGCTGGAGGTGCCCGGCGTCGCGCGGCTGGGCCCCGATCCTCTCGCGGACGGCTTCTCGCCGGAGGTCTTCGCGGGGCTGCTGCACGGCGAACGGCACCGGATCAAGGGTCTGCTGCGCGATCAGAGCGTGATCGCCGGTGTGGGCAACGCCTACTCCGACGAGATCCTGCACGCTGCTCGCCTCTCCCCGTTCAAGATCGCAGGGGAGTTGTCGGAGGAGGAGGTCACGGGCCTGTACGAGGCGCTGCGTGCCACCCTTCGCGACGCGGTCGAGCGTTCGCGGGGGCTGGCCGCGGGTGAGCTGAAGTCGGAGAAGAAGACGGGGCTGCGGGTGCACGGACGCACGGGGCAGCCGTGCCCGGTGTGCGGGGACACCGTGCGGGAGGTCTCCTTCAGCGACAGCTCCCTCCAGTACTGCCCGACCTGCCAGACCGGCGGGAAGCCGCTGGCGGACCGCCGCATGTCTCGCCTGCTGAAGTAG
- a CDS encoding OsmC family peroxiredoxin: MATTRTAHTEWNGDLKNGSGEVAFDSSGIGKQAVTWASRAEEPNGRTSPEELIAAAHSSCFSMALSNGLASAGSPPSRLSTRADVTFQPGTGITGVHLTAQGEVPGIDEAAFVAAAEEAKANCPVSQALSGTTITLTAKLG, from the coding sequence ATGGCGACGACGCGCACCGCGCACACCGAGTGGAACGGGGATCTGAAGAACGGGTCGGGCGAGGTCGCCTTCGACTCGTCCGGGATCGGCAAGCAGGCCGTCACGTGGGCGTCACGTGCGGAGGAGCCGAACGGCAGGACCAGCCCGGAGGAGCTGATCGCCGCCGCGCATTCGAGCTGCTTCTCGATGGCGTTGTCCAACGGGCTGGCCTCGGCTGGCAGTCCGCCCTCGCGGCTCAGTACGCGGGCCGATGTGACGTTCCAGCCGGGCACCGGGATCACCGGTGTCCACCTCACCGCGCAGGGCGAGGTGCCCGGCATCGACGAGGCCGCATTCGTCGCAGCGGCCGAGGAGGCCAAGGCCAACTGCCCGGTCTCACAGGCCCTTTCGGGTACGACGATCACGCTCACCGCGAAGCTGGGCTGA
- a CDS encoding glycoside hydrolase family 25 protein, translating into MIKGVDVSSYQPSDYSTKGLDFVFIKITEGTSYVNPKWVDQRQTARDAELVTGFYHFGRAGSMKEQADYFMSKIDLVKGDMLVLDWEDTEVSNAEKDSWIKYVQEERPHTRVLLYCNTNFWLNHDTTSFAGDGLWIAHYNGKPGKPGIEHPWRFHQYTNDPIDTNLGNYDSRDELRKWTHKEP; encoded by the coding sequence GTGATCAAAGGCGTCGACGTCTCGTCGTACCAACCGTCGGACTACAGCACGAAAGGTCTCGACTTCGTCTTCATCAAGATCACGGAAGGCACTTCGTATGTGAACCCCAAGTGGGTCGACCAGCGGCAGACCGCCCGCGACGCCGAACTCGTCACCGGCTTCTACCACTTCGGCCGCGCAGGCAGCATGAAGGAGCAGGCCGACTACTTCATGTCGAAGATCGACCTGGTCAAGGGCGACATGCTCGTACTGGACTGGGAAGACACCGAGGTCAGCAACGCGGAGAAGGACTCCTGGATCAAGTACGTCCAGGAGGAACGCCCGCACACCAGAGTGCTGCTGTACTGCAACACCAACTTCTGGCTCAACCACGACACCACGTCGTTCGCCGGCGACGGGCTGTGGATAGCGCACTACAACGGCAAGCCGGGCAAGCCCGGAATCGAACACCCCTGGCGCTTCCACCAGTACACCAACGACCCCATCGACACGAACCTCGGCAACTACGACAGCCGCGACGAACTGCGCAAGTGGACCCACAAGGAGCCCTAG
- a CDS encoding DUF1707 SHOCT-like domain-containing protein yields the protein MSDELPEMRASDAERERVAEVLRDALAEGRLGMDEFQERLDSTYQARTRGELVPLVRDLPYHDSPDTDGDANPEPAATGQNPQAPALRKKRRWAERIGGKATSRWGVGIMGGFGRKGEWTVPRVFTGVGIMGGGELDLREARFEERDVVIRCFALMGGFSVTVPPGMGVEVRGIGIMGGFDSSASGFADADAPRVVITGLTVMGGVGVERKLPREEKLRLRSERRERRELERRERREGRERRRGHGGPHGGYGGPHGGHGKSL from the coding sequence ATGAGCGACGAGCTGCCCGAGATGCGTGCTTCCGACGCGGAGCGAGAGCGCGTCGCCGAGGTGCTGCGCGACGCGCTCGCCGAGGGACGGCTCGGCATGGACGAGTTCCAGGAGCGTCTCGACAGCACCTACCAGGCCCGTACACGCGGCGAGTTGGTCCCCCTCGTAAGGGATCTCCCGTACCACGACAGCCCCGACACCGACGGGGACGCGAACCCCGAGCCGGCCGCGACGGGACAGAACCCGCAGGCTCCGGCGCTGCGCAAGAAGCGGCGCTGGGCGGAGCGGATCGGCGGGAAAGCCACGTCACGCTGGGGCGTCGGCATCATGGGCGGCTTCGGGCGCAAGGGGGAGTGGACGGTGCCGCGCGTCTTCACCGGCGTAGGCATCATGGGCGGCGGTGAACTCGACCTGCGCGAGGCACGGTTCGAGGAACGCGACGTGGTGATCCGCTGCTTCGCACTGATGGGCGGCTTCAGCGTCACAGTGCCGCCGGGGATGGGCGTCGAAGTCCGAGGCATCGGCATCATGGGCGGATTCGACTCCTCCGCCTCGGGATTCGCCGACGCCGACGCACCACGCGTAGTGATCACCGGGCTGACGGTGATGGGCGGCGTAGGCGTGGAACGGAAGCTGCCGCGCGAGGAAAAGCTACGGCTGCGCTCCGAGCGCCGTGAGCGGCGCGAACTGGAACGCCGGGAACGCCGCGAGGGGCGCGAACGCAGGCGCGGGCACGGCGGACCGCACGGCGGGTACGGCGGACCGCACGGCGGTCATGGCAAGTCCCTCTGA